GTCACTGGGGAAAACCATATTTTCTAACAGGTGCGGCTGTAGATAAAGGGGAGGCCAAAGATTCTCCCACAGGTGTCAATAATTTGAGCGAAGATTTCGACAGCATTATACTACAAGATGAACACTTCAAGTCAACCACAGTAAGTTTATCTCTACCAAGAAGAATCGCTTGAATTAACCATACATGAAATTTACTTGAATGTTTCAGGTGAGGTCAATACTTAAATCGTTCCGATGGGCGCCATTCCTTCCAGTTGGGACAGACAGTTCTATGTTGAGTGTCTTGCTGCTACTCTCAAAATATAGGATGAGAAATGTACCTGTAATAGAACCAGGACAACCCAACATCAAGAACTTCATTACTCAATCAGCAGTTGTTCATGGTCTTGAGGGGTGCAAAGGAATGGAATGGTTTGACTGCATTGCTGCAAAGTCCATCTCTGATTTGGGGCTTCCTTTTATGGTCTCTAATGAGGTAAGGTTGCCTAGGCAGGCCTCTGGTTACTTACTTTGGAATTTGGAGTTTGAATATTAATAAAGTTCCTCTGTTTTATTGGGGCAGGTTATTAGTGCAAATATCAATGATCCAATACTAGAAGCTTTCatgaaaatgagagagaacgaagTTGGTGGTCTTCCAGTTGTGGAGGggacaaagaagaagatagtTGGTAATGTCAGCATAAGCGATATCAGATACTCTTTGCTCAAACCAGAGCTCTTCTCCAATTTCAGGTATTAAAAGGCAAGCTTTGGACCATTTTCACCTACCCTTTTCACAAGTTACctccttctttttattttatttttatacaatcGATATTGGGGGAGGGAGGGAATCGAACCTAGGACCTCAGATATAGGGTTTCACAAGTTATATTATTCACAATGAATTTGAAGCACTAATCTGCATAAACTGATTTCTGTCAAAGAAATAACAAAGCAATGCTTGGTTTGACTTTGCCCTATCTCTCTTTCAGAAATCTGAGTGTTAAGGACTTCATGAGCGCCATATCAAAAAACCAGGGGAAAGCAATGTCACCAATTACATGCAATCACCAGTCAAGTCTTGGTTATGTGATTGAAACCCTAGCTTCCAAGTCGGTGCATAGGATCTATGTGGTGGATGGGGAGGAATGCCAAGTTGTTGGTGTCATTACACTCAGAGATGTGATTTCTTGCTTCATTTCTGAGCCCCCCAACCACTTTGATGCCTACCTGGGGTTTGCCGTGAAGCAGATAATGAAGCATTGAGACATCAGTTTGTTAAAAACTCATATGCAGATGCAGATatggtataaaaaaataaaaaaataaaaaaagaaggttacAATTGACTATTGAGTTGCAAAATTTACTCTTCTCAAACTAAAGCCTGGGAGGTTGGCAGCTCTCttgataatttttatattgtaTAAACTAATACAGGTTGCTTGAAGAATTTTATAGAATGATAGAATTGAGCTTAATTTTGAAACCATTTCAAGTAAGATATTCCAATATTAATAAATCATGTCAAAAATTAAACACTAACTTCTCACTAAATAAGACGGTAATGCATGTAacttgtttattaaataagttAAGTTAGGCCATATTGTTCTTAATTTGTTAATCCACAGATTATACCtctaacaaaacaaaaaaaacctattATACGAATTCTATAATTGTAACTACGGAATCTGATCcctaaataaatagaaaaggcaAAGTTTTCACAAAACGAAAAACAGAGCAAATGTAGAGATTAGTGCAGTTGGTAGTTTCTTGTGTATCTGCATAAGCGATTCACGATTCCCGGGCCGGGCCAGGCCCAACTTAACGATTTAGTAATCAACTCGGTCCCATGACAAGTGGTGAGTTGAAGACCCGACACTTGTCGGGTTCCTCCACATGGCAAAGGCAGGCTTCTTGCATGCAGCAGCAGAAGCCAAGGTAACTGTTTCGGAGAAGAGAGGCATCAAAGTTTCCACAGAATAGAAACCAATACCAGTTTCTGAATCCATTGGAAGAAGCACAACGTATTTGGTGGAGGTATCCAATATAAACCAATCCTTGagaattttatttagttttgtttttgtcttcGCTGCTAACTACAATGAATTTggattattttgtttatatatgcAAACTCATAGGATGCAATGGAACTCTGCAATGGTTTCTtgatcaaaattttatttatttagttgtTTATTAAGATCTCTTATGTTAATCAGCATAATCTGAGGCCGAATTAACCATAAATGATCAAAATTTAGAAGCTGAAAAACCATTTGGGTGGAACCctgaaatttgttttcttgagcATATTGATCTCACCCCAGAAGGGCGAGCCATAAATCGgacaaataaaatgaattatgATTTCTGAAAGGGAATTCTATCGTTCTACGTACATTGATTCTACGACTTCATATGAATGAAGCCATTGAATAGTTTCCAATTTCTGCCTCTAGCGCATATATGGCACAAGCACAAGCACAAGAAGAGATCACGGAAAGATGTAAGATTTCAAGCTACGATGCCTACTTCGAGAAAATCCAGTCCAGGAAAAAACTACCTCGTTCGCTGCAAGAGGTTTTAACATCTGCATTTGCAAAAATTCCTGTTTCATCTTTCCCGGGAGTACCTGGAGGCAAAGGTAACAATTCATCACTGTCTCATTTATGTGGACAATATAGGAATTGAATGAGATAACTAAAACAGTGCCCTATTACATTATTATCTGCAGTAATTGAGATTGGAGCAGATGCATCTGTCAGTGATGCCGTTAAGATTCTTTCCGAACACAACATTTTGTCGGCTCCTGTGACAAACCCAGAAGCAGAAACAAGTTCAGATTGGAGGGAGAGGTACCTAGGACTCATAGATTACTCTGCCGTTATTCTTTGGGTGTTGGAGAGTGCAGAACTAGCTGCAGTTGCTCTGTCAGCGACTTCGGCAACAGCTGCTGGAGT
The window above is part of the Prunus dulcis chromosome 1, ALMONDv2, whole genome shotgun sequence genome. Proteins encoded here:
- the LOC117637507 gene encoding SNF1-related protein kinase regulatory subunit gamma-1-like codes for the protein MAHPQPQEQEVESPKISAYDAYFETVQSRKKLPGPLQENLTFAFSKVPVSAFQGVPGGKVIEIGADTCIADAVKVLSRHHILSAPVRNPEAEANSDWSDKYLGIVDYSAILLWVLETCRLSPSFCSATAAGVGGAGAMGAIGAVALGVTGPAAVAGLTAAAVCSAVAGTALAKIGEAKDSPTGVNNLSEDFDSIILQDEHFKSTTVRSILKSFRWAPFLPVGTDSSMLSVLLLLSKYRMRNVPVIEPGQPNIKNFITQSAVVHGLEGCKGMEWFDCIAAKSISDLGLPFMVSNEVISANINDPILEAFMKMRENEVGGLPVVEGTKKKIVGNVSISDIRYSLLKPELFSNFRNLSVKDFMSAISKNQGKAMSPITCNHQSSLGYVIETLASKSVHRIYVVDGEECQVVGVITLRDVISCFISEPPNHFDAYLGFAVKQIMKH